From the Takifugu flavidus isolate HTHZ2018 chromosome 12, ASM371156v2, whole genome shotgun sequence genome, one window contains:
- the LOC130534951 gene encoding centrosomal protein of 164 kDa-like isoform X5 has translation MSGGGTFIGDQLILEEEYDENYIPSEQEVQDYAREIGIDPNREPELLWLAREGIVAPLPSQWKPCQNVNGDIYYFNFTSGESTWDHPCDEYYRTLVVQERERTELAATAANTGAKKEKKKKKEKKKKETLKNLGVLNAVLGPQSSPLGTIAPLRRLDAPALGPLPGLATALPRSTGSSGGLEPIKPKQTPQGAPGSSGMSGIRGNKQHERMVLLPGFDDDDDDDDLDVDTFDRRLFYEDSCASDGAPPEEKTEPHLHKPTLPGDLSPEPLSREQNSLRGRHLKRSSLGGSNSHVGVGRNASPVRLESERSSPQEVGEDLNKVKSGGGELGGGNVQRGGGEDEVIGEREEKDEEGSESAVESEKGDENERAKVNEESCGGDEEEEEIQEGEELEKLSERSKSDGSSRKREAEGFVAQQNDERSEEIAHGRSRDEEEEEADSQEEKVKLEEMKEGSESEEDLERCSLSNGGLNARDGEGAASSLERGGTTEAGASDLEESAAVKPQTPQLCDGSEGGSAGGHPAAPQRVSQERAGLAGSPTAEKSDSNSVKDSYSKEVKLSDGEREALNLSDSDSGERQGGNQRGRVRAEAADRSFPAAGASVWLQRPETARGRRVPTPRAEDAEPPTHNQNIPLGDEVKEQKKGEEKKSSRREDGCPREIKEESRINEEAQKERGNLVRKEEKQMLLQPEELKSEEEEGGRRPREEDEERPSRTLGKRLLMSEEGGSRSEEPDGMAEKEQLRLREESEDLLKQLRMRLEAERMEECDRLEAQKNQEMERLQNLAELELQAAKERLEELRESAQKQMEREEQTLREENLNLLKELRDRLEAEREAERRRLEAQKVLEMDRLQAELDRELQAERRKLQEETEDKRAAMKKADALQEAPDDLQHEDTVEMLRLDHVREMDSIRQKFRDEESAERQQLLSSLQEERERLQAAHAAQLENLRFQFDKQIQEMKLEHSLMESTLQMELRANEAADLRRQKLEEPKDEADGETESLDSLRRERDLLKEELQRVVTENQEARGLLLKAKEGRDMARKEEQRLRRERDKAIEESLRATVEKELLEKRLEHLEKQWQHHSRASLHRHLHQEAGDAEGTKSSGENSNSSLHMEELGSFPSSHLPGAAGSIDGARRYTSQDAVIQQAKLFLKTENEQVLERHRAQRQSQTCSLLPNQEEGLTEERQMGQPPFEGLSQLPAAKKVTFDLSESDLSSTVDAQGQTGGQHPVPPELTKSLKKISGKINTVLSVLGSMSQHQSTTQPYLGFPQAPSQPDPTLNSSPSFPVLPQVQVPDHHSSALPPSLRLSDSWSRIPQASVAVGPLFSTPISNVLKARLGLSG, from the exons ATGAGTGGAGGAGGTACGTTCATAGGAGACCAACTAATTCTTGAAGAGGAATATGATGAAAATTACATACCGTCTGAACAAG AGGTGCAAGATTATGCACGAGAAATCGGCATCGATCCCAACCGCGAGCCCGAGCTGCTGTGGCTGGCCAGGGAAGGCATCGTGGCCCCTCTGCCCTCACAGTGGAAACCCTG CCAGAATGTGAACGGGGATATCTACTATTTTAACTTCACTTCGGGGGAGTCCACCTGGGATCACCCGTGTGATGAGTACTACCGCACGCTGGTGGTCCAGGAGCGCGAGCGGACTGAgctcgcagcaactgcagcgAACACGGgagcaaagaaggaaaagaagaagaaaaaagagaaaaagaagaaggaaacgTTGAAGAATCTTGGA GTTCTGAATGCAGTTTTAGGCCCCCAGTCATCACCCTTAGGTACCATAGCTCCTCTCCGACGCCTGGACGCTCCTGCTTTGGGCCCCCTCCCTGGTCTCGCCACTGCGCTCCCACGGTCCACTGGGAGCTctgggggactggagcctataaAGCCTAAACAGACACCCCAGGGG GCCCCTGGAAGTAGTGGGATGTCTGGCATTCGAGGCAACAAGCAACATGAGAGGATGGTTCTGCTGCCTggctttgatgatgatgatgatgatgacgacctTGATGTGGATACATTTGATAGGCGTCTATTCTATGAG GACAGTTGTGCAAGTGATGGAGCTCCGCCTGAGGAGAAGACTGAGCCACATTTGCATAAACCAACGTTGCCTGGAGACCTTAGTCCAGAACCATTATCCAGAGAG CAGAACTCGTTGAGAGGTCGACACCTCAAACGTTCATCTTTGGGGGGCAGCAACAGCCACGTGGGTGTGGGTAGGAACGCAAGTCCCGTCAGGCTGGAATCTGAACGCTCGTCTCCACAGGAGGTAGGAGAGGACTTAAATAAGGTgaagagtggaggaggagagttgGGAGGAGGGAACGTTCAGAGAGGTGGTGGAGAGGATGAAGTGATTggtgagagagaagaaaaggatgaagaagGAAGTGAAAGCGCTGTAGAAAGTGAGAAGGGTGATGAGAAcgagagggcaaaggtcaacgAGGAGAGCTGtggaggtgatgaggaggaggaggagattcaaGAGGGTGAAGAGTTAGAAAAGCTGTCGGAAAGAAGCAAAAGtgatggaagcagcaggaaaagggAAGCAGAGGGTTTTGTAGCACAGCAGAATGATGAGAGGAGTGAAGAGATCGCTCATGGAAGGAgcagggatgaagaggaggaagaggccgaCAGCCAGGAAGAGAAAGTGAAGCTAGAAGAAATGAAGGAGGGCAGTGAAAGTGAGGAGGACTTGGAGAGATGCTCCCTCAGCAACGGGGGGCTGAACGCCCGTGATGGGGAGGGAGCAGCTAGCTCTctagagagaggaggaacaacGGAAGCAGGCGCCTCCGACTTGGAGGAATCAGCTGCCGTGAAGCCTCAAACCCCACAGCTGTGTGACGGCAGTGAAGGCGGCTCAGCTGGAGGCCACCCAGCAGCCCCTCAAAGGGTCTCCCAGGAGAGAGCAGGTCTGGCTGGCTCCCCCACTGCTGAG aaaTCTGATTCCAACAGTGTGAAGGACTCGTATTCCAAAGAGGTGAAG CTCTCAGACGGAGAACGAGAAGCCTTAAACCTGTCAGACAGCGACAGCGGTGAACGACagggaggaaaccagagggGACGTGTCCGAGCCGAGGCTGCCGACAG GTCgtttccagctgctggtgctTCAGTGTGGCTCCAACGGCCTGAAACGGCCAGAGGTCGGCGGGTCCCCACACCCagagctgaagatgctgaacCTCCAACACACAATCAAAACATTCCGCTGGGAGATGAGGttaaagagcagaagaaaggggaggagaagaagagctCAAGGAGAGAGGACGGCTGTCCGAGGGAGATCAAGGAGGAAAGTAGAATAAACGAAGAAGCGcagaaggaaagaggaaatTTGGTTagaaaggaggagaagcaaATGCTCCTACAGCCAGAAGAACTGaagagcgaggaagaggagggagggaggaggccgagagaagaggatgaagaaagaCCGAG CAGGACTTTAGGGAAGCGTCTCCTGATGAGtgaggaggggggcagcaggagcgAGGAGCCTGATGGGATGGCCGAGAAGGAGCAGCTGAGA CTCAGGGAGGAGAGCGAAGACCTGCTGAAACAGCTGCGCATGCGTCTGGAGGCGGAGCGGATGGAGGAGTGTGATAGGCTGGAGGCCCAGAAGAACCAGGAGATGGAGCGGCTCCAGAACCTGGCAGAGCTGGAGCTTCAAGCAGCGAAGGAAAGGCTGGAGGAACTCAGAGAGTCGGCCCagaagcagatggagagggaggaacaAACGCTCAG GGAGGAGAATCTCAACCTGCTGAAGGAGCTACGTGACAGGTTGGAAGCAGAGCGAGAGGCCGAACGCAGGCGATTGGAGgcccagaaggttctggaaatGGACCGACTACAGGCagagctggacagggagcttcaagcagagaggaggaaactccaggaagagacagaggacaAACGAGCTGCCATGAAAAAG GCTGATGCTCTCCAGGAGGCCCCAGATGACCTGCAGCATGAGGACACAGTGGAGATGCTGAGGTTGGACCACGTGAGAGAGATGGACAGCATCAGACAGAAGTTCAGGGATGAG GAGTCTGCTGAAAGGCAGCAGTTGTTGTCTTCACTGCAGGAAGAGCGAGAGCGTCTGCAGGCCGCTCACGCTGCTCAGCTGGAGAACCTTCGCTTTCAGTTTGACAAGCAGATCCAAGAGATGAAGCTGGAGCACTCGCTGATG GAATCAACGTTGCAGATGGAGCTGAGAGCCAACGAG GCTGCAGATCTGAGGAGGCAAAAGCTGGAGGAGCCCAAGGACGAagcagatggagagacagag TCGTTGGACTCTCTCAGGCGGGAGAGAGATCTGctgaaagaggagctgcagcgggtGGTGACGGAGAATCAGGAGGCCAGAGGACTCCTCCTGAAAGCTAAGGAGGGCAGGGACATGGCcaggaaggaggagcagaggcttCGCAGGGAGAGAGACAAGGCCATCGAAGAGAGCCTGAGAGCCACCGtagagaaggagctgctggagaagaggCTGGAGCACTTGGAGAAACAATGGCAGCATCACAGCAGAGCCAG cctgcaCCGACATCTGCATCAGGAGGCAGGAGATGCCGAAGGGACCAAGTCTTCTGGTGAAAACAGCAACTCATCATTGCACATGGAAGAACTGGGCAGCTTTCCGAGCTCCCACCTCCCCGGTGCTGCCGGCAGCATAGACGG AGCCAGACGCTACACGTCACAGGACGCCGTCATTCAACAAGCGAAACTTTTCCTGAAGACTGAGAACGAGCAGGTGCTGGAGAGACACAGAGCCCAGAGACAAAGCCAGacctgctccctcctccccaaccAGGAGGAGGGTTTGACCGAGGAGAGGCAGATGGGGCAG CCCCCGTTTGAGGGTTTGTCTCAGCTTCCAGCTGCTAagaaggtgacctttgacctcagtgAATCTGACCTCAGCAGCACTGTGGATGCACAAGGCCAGACAG GTGGACAGCACCCCGTCCCCCCAGAGCTGACAAAGTCCTTGAAGAAAATCTCAGGAAAGATCAACACAGTCCTGAGTGTTTTGGGCTCCATGTCCCAGCACCAAAGCACCACACAGCCTTATTTGGGTTTCCCACAGGCTCCGTCCCAGCCTGACCCCACCCTCAACTCCTCCCCCAGTTTCCCCGTTCTGCCCCAGGTGCAGGTTCCGGACCACCACTCCTCCGCTTTACCTCCATCACTGAGACTCTCGGACTCCTGGAGCAGGATCCCACAGGCGTCTGTGGCGGTCGGCCCCCTCTTCAGTACCCCCATCAGCAACGTGCTGAAAGCCA ggttagggttatcggGGTGA
- the LOC130534951 gene encoding centrosomal protein of 164 kDa-like isoform X1, whose translation MSGGGTFIGDQLILEEEYDENYIPSEQEVQDYAREIGIDPNREPELLWLAREGIVAPLPSQWKPCQNVNGDIYYFNFTSGESTWDHPCDEYYRTLVVQERERTELAATAANTGAKKEKKKKKEKKKKETLKNLGVLNAVLGPQSSPLGTIAPLRRLDAPALGPLPGLATALPRSTGSSGGLEPIKPKQTPQGAPGSSGMSGIRGNKQHERMVLLPGFDDDDDDDDLDVDTFDRRLFYEDSCASDGAPPEEKTEPHLHKPTLPGDLSPEPLSREQNSLRGRHLKRSSLGGSNSHVGVGRNASPVRLESERSSPQEVGEDLNKVKSGGGELGGGNVQRGGGEDEVIGEREEKDEEGSESAVESEKGDENERAKVNEESCGGDEEEEEIQEGEELEKLSERSKSDGSSRKREAEGFVAQQNDERSEEIAHGRSRDEEEEEADSQEEKVKLEEMKEGSESEEDLERCSLSNGGLNARDGEGAASSLERGGTTEAGASDLEESAAVKPQTPQLCDGSEGGSAGGHPAAPQRVSQERAGLAGSPTAEKSDSNSVKDSYSKEVKLSDGEREALNLSDSDSGERQGGNQRGRVRAEAADRSFPAAGASVWLQRPETARGRRVPTPRAEDAEPPTHNQNIPLGDEVKEQKKGEEKKSSRREDGCPREIKEESRINEEAQKERGNLVRKEEKQMLLQPEELKSEEEEGGRRPREEDEERPSRTLGKRLLMSEEGGSRSEEPDGMAEKEQLRLREESEDLLKQLRMRLEAERMEECDRLEAQKNQEMERLQNLAELELQAAKERLEELRESAQKQMEREEQTLREENLNLLKELRDRLEAEREAERRRLEAQKVLEMDRLQAELDRELQAERRKLQEETEDKRAAMKKADALQEAPDDLQHEDTVEMLRLDHVREMDSIRQKFRDEESAERQQLLSSLQEERERLQAAHAAQLENLRFQFDKQIQEMKLEHSLMESTLQMELRANEAADLRRQKLEEPKDEADGETESLDSLRRERDLLKEELQRVVTENQEARGLLLKAKEGRDMARKEEQRLRRERDKAIEESLRATVEKELLEKRLEHLEKQWQHHSRASLHRHLHQEAGDAEGTKSSGENSNSSLHMEELGSFPSSHLPGAAGSIDGARRYTSQDAVIQQAKLFLKTENEQVLERHRAQRQSQTCSLLPNQEEGLTEERQMGQPPFEGLSQLPAAKKVTFDLSESDLSSTVDAQGQTGGQHPVPPELTKSLKKISGKINTVLSVLGSMSQHQSTTQPYLGFPQAPSQPDPTLNSSPSFPVLPQVQVPDHHSSALPPSLRLSDSWSRIPQASVAVGPLFSTPISNVLKARAPMDPFAHRKPPSLYSPYRTSSAHGPDLQSVHGPVETSSHRLEQLMSSNKRWLESRRKDGSIPLFTHLPAPLAENSKVQLGLDDDDQIRVYYY comes from the exons ATGAGTGGAGGAGGTACGTTCATAGGAGACCAACTAATTCTTGAAGAGGAATATGATGAAAATTACATACCGTCTGAACAAG AGGTGCAAGATTATGCACGAGAAATCGGCATCGATCCCAACCGCGAGCCCGAGCTGCTGTGGCTGGCCAGGGAAGGCATCGTGGCCCCTCTGCCCTCACAGTGGAAACCCTG CCAGAATGTGAACGGGGATATCTACTATTTTAACTTCACTTCGGGGGAGTCCACCTGGGATCACCCGTGTGATGAGTACTACCGCACGCTGGTGGTCCAGGAGCGCGAGCGGACTGAgctcgcagcaactgcagcgAACACGGgagcaaagaaggaaaagaagaagaaaaaagagaaaaagaagaaggaaacgTTGAAGAATCTTGGA GTTCTGAATGCAGTTTTAGGCCCCCAGTCATCACCCTTAGGTACCATAGCTCCTCTCCGACGCCTGGACGCTCCTGCTTTGGGCCCCCTCCCTGGTCTCGCCACTGCGCTCCCACGGTCCACTGGGAGCTctgggggactggagcctataaAGCCTAAACAGACACCCCAGGGG GCCCCTGGAAGTAGTGGGATGTCTGGCATTCGAGGCAACAAGCAACATGAGAGGATGGTTCTGCTGCCTggctttgatgatgatgatgatgatgacgacctTGATGTGGATACATTTGATAGGCGTCTATTCTATGAG GACAGTTGTGCAAGTGATGGAGCTCCGCCTGAGGAGAAGACTGAGCCACATTTGCATAAACCAACGTTGCCTGGAGACCTTAGTCCAGAACCATTATCCAGAGAG CAGAACTCGTTGAGAGGTCGACACCTCAAACGTTCATCTTTGGGGGGCAGCAACAGCCACGTGGGTGTGGGTAGGAACGCAAGTCCCGTCAGGCTGGAATCTGAACGCTCGTCTCCACAGGAGGTAGGAGAGGACTTAAATAAGGTgaagagtggaggaggagagttgGGAGGAGGGAACGTTCAGAGAGGTGGTGGAGAGGATGAAGTGATTggtgagagagaagaaaaggatgaagaagGAAGTGAAAGCGCTGTAGAAAGTGAGAAGGGTGATGAGAAcgagagggcaaaggtcaacgAGGAGAGCTGtggaggtgatgaggaggaggaggagattcaaGAGGGTGAAGAGTTAGAAAAGCTGTCGGAAAGAAGCAAAAGtgatggaagcagcaggaaaagggAAGCAGAGGGTTTTGTAGCACAGCAGAATGATGAGAGGAGTGAAGAGATCGCTCATGGAAGGAgcagggatgaagaggaggaagaggccgaCAGCCAGGAAGAGAAAGTGAAGCTAGAAGAAATGAAGGAGGGCAGTGAAAGTGAGGAGGACTTGGAGAGATGCTCCCTCAGCAACGGGGGGCTGAACGCCCGTGATGGGGAGGGAGCAGCTAGCTCTctagagagaggaggaacaacGGAAGCAGGCGCCTCCGACTTGGAGGAATCAGCTGCCGTGAAGCCTCAAACCCCACAGCTGTGTGACGGCAGTGAAGGCGGCTCAGCTGGAGGCCACCCAGCAGCCCCTCAAAGGGTCTCCCAGGAGAGAGCAGGTCTGGCTGGCTCCCCCACTGCTGAG aaaTCTGATTCCAACAGTGTGAAGGACTCGTATTCCAAAGAGGTGAAG CTCTCAGACGGAGAACGAGAAGCCTTAAACCTGTCAGACAGCGACAGCGGTGAACGACagggaggaaaccagagggGACGTGTCCGAGCCGAGGCTGCCGACAG GTCgtttccagctgctggtgctTCAGTGTGGCTCCAACGGCCTGAAACGGCCAGAGGTCGGCGGGTCCCCACACCCagagctgaagatgctgaacCTCCAACACACAATCAAAACATTCCGCTGGGAGATGAGGttaaagagcagaagaaaggggaggagaagaagagctCAAGGAGAGAGGACGGCTGTCCGAGGGAGATCAAGGAGGAAAGTAGAATAAACGAAGAAGCGcagaaggaaagaggaaatTTGGTTagaaaggaggagaagcaaATGCTCCTACAGCCAGAAGAACTGaagagcgaggaagaggagggagggaggaggccgagagaagaggatgaagaaagaCCGAG CAGGACTTTAGGGAAGCGTCTCCTGATGAGtgaggaggggggcagcaggagcgAGGAGCCTGATGGGATGGCCGAGAAGGAGCAGCTGAGA CTCAGGGAGGAGAGCGAAGACCTGCTGAAACAGCTGCGCATGCGTCTGGAGGCGGAGCGGATGGAGGAGTGTGATAGGCTGGAGGCCCAGAAGAACCAGGAGATGGAGCGGCTCCAGAACCTGGCAGAGCTGGAGCTTCAAGCAGCGAAGGAAAGGCTGGAGGAACTCAGAGAGTCGGCCCagaagcagatggagagggaggaacaAACGCTCAG GGAGGAGAATCTCAACCTGCTGAAGGAGCTACGTGACAGGTTGGAAGCAGAGCGAGAGGCCGAACGCAGGCGATTGGAGgcccagaaggttctggaaatGGACCGACTACAGGCagagctggacagggagcttcaagcagagaggaggaaactccaggaagagacagaggacaAACGAGCTGCCATGAAAAAG GCTGATGCTCTCCAGGAGGCCCCAGATGACCTGCAGCATGAGGACACAGTGGAGATGCTGAGGTTGGACCACGTGAGAGAGATGGACAGCATCAGACAGAAGTTCAGGGATGAG GAGTCTGCTGAAAGGCAGCAGTTGTTGTCTTCACTGCAGGAAGAGCGAGAGCGTCTGCAGGCCGCTCACGCTGCTCAGCTGGAGAACCTTCGCTTTCAGTTTGACAAGCAGATCCAAGAGATGAAGCTGGAGCACTCGCTGATG GAATCAACGTTGCAGATGGAGCTGAGAGCCAACGAG GCTGCAGATCTGAGGAGGCAAAAGCTGGAGGAGCCCAAGGACGAagcagatggagagacagag TCGTTGGACTCTCTCAGGCGGGAGAGAGATCTGctgaaagaggagctgcagcgggtGGTGACGGAGAATCAGGAGGCCAGAGGACTCCTCCTGAAAGCTAAGGAGGGCAGGGACATGGCcaggaaggaggagcagaggcttCGCAGGGAGAGAGACAAGGCCATCGAAGAGAGCCTGAGAGCCACCGtagagaaggagctgctggagaagaggCTGGAGCACTTGGAGAAACAATGGCAGCATCACAGCAGAGCCAG cctgcaCCGACATCTGCATCAGGAGGCAGGAGATGCCGAAGGGACCAAGTCTTCTGGTGAAAACAGCAACTCATCATTGCACATGGAAGAACTGGGCAGCTTTCCGAGCTCCCACCTCCCCGGTGCTGCCGGCAGCATAGACGG AGCCAGACGCTACACGTCACAGGACGCCGTCATTCAACAAGCGAAACTTTTCCTGAAGACTGAGAACGAGCAGGTGCTGGAGAGACACAGAGCCCAGAGACAAAGCCAGacctgctccctcctccccaaccAGGAGGAGGGTTTGACCGAGGAGAGGCAGATGGGGCAG CCCCCGTTTGAGGGTTTGTCTCAGCTTCCAGCTGCTAagaaggtgacctttgacctcagtgAATCTGACCTCAGCAGCACTGTGGATGCACAAGGCCAGACAG GTGGACAGCACCCCGTCCCCCCAGAGCTGACAAAGTCCTTGAAGAAAATCTCAGGAAAGATCAACACAGTCCTGAGTGTTTTGGGCTCCATGTCCCAGCACCAAAGCACCACACAGCCTTATTTGGGTTTCCCACAGGCTCCGTCCCAGCCTGACCCCACCCTCAACTCCTCCCCCAGTTTCCCCGTTCTGCCCCAGGTGCAGGTTCCGGACCACCACTCCTCCGCTTTACCTCCATCACTGAGACTCTCGGACTCCTGGAGCAGGATCCCACAGGCGTCTGTGGCGGTCGGCCCCCTCTTCAGTACCCCCATCAGCAACGTGCTGAAAGCCA GAGCACCCATGGACCCGTTTGCTCACAGGAAACCACCATCACTTTATTCCCCTTACAGAACTTCCAG TGCACATGGTCCTGACCTGCAGTCCGTGCACGGGCCGGTGGAGACGAGCAGCCACAGACTGGAACAGCTGATGAGCAGCAACAAGAGGTGGTTGGAAAGCCGCAGGAAAGACGGCAGCAT ACCCCTCTTCACTCACCTCCCAGCACCTCTGGCTGAGAACAGCAAAGTTCAGCTGGGCCTGGACGACGACGACCAGATCAGAGTCTATTATTACTGA